From the genome of Sphingobacterium sp. UGAL515B_05:
ATTGTACAAGTTTTTCCAAGTTATTTTATTCTTTCCAAATGTATAACCAAAATTCGCTAAAGCACCTAAATTAGTAGAGAACTTATATTGTTGGTCCCGATAATCATAGGTAAACCAATTACGTTCAATATTCGGAAGAATGTTCTGCGAATTCCGATAGTTCACAGAGAATAAGGCACCAAAACGACTATTATCTTCATATTGCTTTACGCGTCCCAAAGAAAACTGGTATGTTTGAGAAGGCAAAGCACTTTTTGTTTGAATACCAAAATCATTTGGAAGAGATTTTAGAGCTAGCCTTTGCCATTTTTGAGATAACTGTCCATCAACATCCGCTCGAGATGGAAAATTTTTAGCCAATTGACTTGATCCATCATCAAAACCTAAGTAATTCTGAACGTTCTTTTTAGTTTGCAAAAAATCTTTAAATGTCGACGCAGAATTATAACCATAGCCCAAGCCGAAAGAGACAAAATTTCGATCTGGAATATCTTTTGTAGAAATTTGAACTGCGCCCCCAGCAAAGTCTGCAGGAAGATCAGGTGTTGCAGTCTTCGAAATTGTAATTTTATCAATTAGGGCAGCTGGGATAATATCAAATGAAAAAGCGCGACGATTGGCTTCTGTACTTGGTAGTACCGAGCCGTCCATCATAGCAACATTATAGCGGTCACTTAAACCGCGAACGATGACAAACTTATTATCTTGAATTGTCGTACCACTGACACGACGTAGTGCTTCGGATGTATTTTTATCTGGCGATCTTCTAATCTGCTCACTTGAAATACCATCAGAAATCAATGCACTATTTTTTTGTTGCGAATATAATGCACCAATAGATTCTTTCTTAAAAGATCCCGTAACCACAACTTGATCTAACACCTGTCCTTCTGAATTATCAAGAACGATATCTAAATTGGTCAAATCATTCGCTTTAATCTCAACCTCGGTAACTTGCTTTGTCGAGTAACCAATATAAATATATTCTACAGTATATTTACCTGCCGGTAAAGCTGGAATACTGTACTTTCCGGATACATCAGAGCTTCCACCTCTTGATGTTCCTAAAATACGAACAGTTACTCCGGTGATTGTTTCACCAGTTTTACTGTTGGTAATAGTCCCCATTAACTTCCCACTACTCTGCGCATAAACTGTTGTAGATGCAGCTACTACAAGCGTCATGGCAGCAGCGATTCCTTTAAGTTGTAATTGTGGTTTCAATTTATTTGTTTTTTGTTTCTGCAAAGCTATTAGCAGAATATTAGATTAACATTAACAACAAATTACCATTACATCAATCAGTTGTTAATTTAATGTTACCCACCGCCTGTTTTTTGCGATTTTCAGTAAAAAAGAACATTTATCACCAGTTAGCGCAGTTTTTGAGCGACCTCATTAGTGACTATATTAATGAAGTGTAAGAAAATTATTAAGCATGTAATTTATTAACACAATTAGGCTACATTTATACTATATACCTCAATATGTGTCTTTACGTCGTACATATTGAGATGGTATATACATATTGAGGTAGAACAGTAGGAAATACAAGAGACGAAAGGCCTTTCATTGATAATTCCTAACTCTCCCCAGTAAATTGCTTTTTATATGCAATATAATTGCAATTATATTGCATATAAAAAGCAATTTATCTAAGTTTGAATATATTTTCAATTTCTGATCCTCATGAGCACTCCAATCGTATCGGCTACACAGTTATCATTTCAGTATCCTAATTCAACGCCAATTGAATTTCCAGATATTCACATCGAGAAAGGTCAGCATACGCTGTTATTAGGGGATTCGGGTTCTGGAAAAACAACATTACTTAATATATTAGGAGGTTTGTCCCGACCGGAGACAGGTCTGGTCAAAATAAATAACCAAGACCTATCCTTATTATCAAACAGCAAATTGGATCAGTTTCGTGCGCAATATATCGGATTTATATTCCAAGAAGCTCACCTCCTAAGAAATTTAACACTTTTGGAAAACATCAAGTTGGCACAGTCTTTAGCAGGAAAAAGAATAGACCTTAATGCAATACATTTCATATTGACGCAACTACAATTAGATCAAAAAAGTGCTGCGTACCCAAACGAATTGAGTCGCGGCCAATTACAACGTGCTGCTATTGCACGCAGCGTAATCAATAAACCAGCCCTACTTATTGCTGACGAACCAACTGCCGCTCTAGACGATAACAATACCTACAGGGTATTAGAACTGCTATTATCGATAGCTGACACTGCAGGGTCGACTTTATTGATAACAACACACGACAAGAGAATAAAAGATCAGTTCTCCAAAATGTACCTTTTAAAATAATTGTTTTACTTTAATTTACGCGTCACCCTTAGTTTTTAGAATTTGTTATGAACACGATACAATTGGTTTGGAAAAATTTAAGTAGGCAGTTTGGCTCGGTCTTTCTAAGCATTCTGTTAACGGCGTTTGGAATTTCCATCCTTGCCGTGCTTTCAATTACCGGAGAAACTTTTGAAAAGCAGCTTGACAATAACAGTAAAAATATTGATTTGGTTGTTGGCGCCAAGGGAAGCCCCCTTCAATTGATCTTATCAAGTATTTATCATATTGACAATCCAACCGGCAATATCCCACTGGACGAACTGGAACCATTACGCCAAAATCCCCTTGTTCAGCTTGCAGTGCCCCTATCTTTAGGTGACAATTTCAAAAGCCATCGCATTGTTGGAACAGATTCATCTTTCTTAGCTATTTATGAAACAGCAATAACTGAAGGCCGTATCTGGCAAAATAATTTTGAAGTAGTCATTGGTGATCAAGTTGCAAAAAAACAACAGCTCAAAATTGGCGATCAGATCCATAGTTCACATGGCTTGAGCAAAGATGGACATCATCATGACGAGCATCCGTTTACCATTGTTGGTATTCTAAAACATAACAATAACGTTACCGATAATTTAATACTGACCAATTTAGAAAGTGTTTGGGATGTACATGGCATTGCACATAAACATGAGCATCAAGAAACTGCAGTAGAGAAAGAATTACGCGAACGCCAAGAAGACCGGGAGGAAACCCTCAAAGCACATCTGCACCATCATGGTGAAGATATTGCAGAAAATTCATCTGCTCCAGCCGAAACGAACGAAAAAGGACATCAGGAGCAGGAAGACCATCATGAGCACGCAGAGGAAGGCATGTTTGTGAAGTCAATAGGTGCCGACATGGTAAAGCAGAATGGACTGGAAATAACCGCCATTCTACTAAAATATCAATCCCCTGCAGCAATCGGAATTTTGCCAAAATTGATTGATCAGCAAACAGACATGCAGGCCGCATCTCCCGCCATGGAAAGCACTCGTCTATTTTCGCTTTTAGGCGTAGGGATAGATTCTTTATCGATACTCGCTTATGTAATTATGTTTATTGCAGGTTTAAGCGTTTTTATCAATTTATATAACGCATTAAAGCAACGTAAATACGACCTTGCCATCATGCGTACGCTTGGAGCCTCCAAAGGAAAACTCTTTGCCATTGTGCTTCTTGAAGGACTAACCATTACGATTCTTGGTGGGTTAATCGGCCTTATAATGGCACATCTAGCGCTTTACTATATCAGTAATCAGACAAGTCAAAGCGCCGATTTTATAGAGGCCTTTACACTTCACCCGAAAGAACTCGTTTTCTTGTTTGTTGCTTGTTTAATAGGTATCTTAGCAGCACTTATTCCGGCGATCAAGGCCTACAGGACGAGTATTTCTGGAACACTATCAAATAAATAAATTTAACTAAGATCAGACAACGACAAAAAGATCGCAATAAGAAGAGTCGCTTATCCATTAGGCAGGAAAATGGAAAATTCAGACGAACAGCTTCTCGATACATAACAATAGCATAACACATGAAAAAAACACTGACAGTATTCTTATTTATAGTATTTTGTACCATACAATCCCAAGCCCAAATAGGTGGTAATCCGGATGTTCCCGATCATACACCTATGATGAACAAAACTTGGGAAGCAATTGATAAGATGGCTTATAAAGTAACTTATAATGGGGCAAAGAAAGTATATACTCCTTTCTATCCCAAAGAACTCAAAGCGCTTGAAAATAAAATTGTTGAATTACCTGGTTATATGGTTCCTCTTCATAGTGGTCGTAATCATAAAAACTTTATGATGTCTGTATTACCCGTGATGCAATGCCAATTCTGTGGATCCAACGGAATACCACCAATGGTTGAAGTAACATTAAAGGGCAATGCAATAAAATTCTCTGAGGATCCGATTAAACTAAAAGGAAAAATGATCTTTACCAAAGATCCGCTTAAGGGAAATGCTGAAATTCAGATTGTAGACGCAGAACCAATAAAATAAACTAGCGTCTATATTAAACCATTAAACGGGCTTTGCAGATCTCTCACAGCCCATTTACTGGGCCAGAGTCGTCTTTTATTCCCTATTATCTATTCATTAGGGAAACTTCCATACAAGCTGCTAAAGCAGCTGTTTCCGTCCTTAAGCGCGCTTCTCCCAACGAAATCGGATGAAATCCCATCTGTAGTGCCAAATCAATTTCCTCTTCAGAGAAATCTCCTTCCGGACCAATGAGGATAATATAATGCTGGGCAGGCTCCAAAACCTGGTTTAAATACTTCTTTTCAGCGTCAACACAGTGTGCAATTGCTTTTTGAACACCTTCTTTTGGGATTTCTCTCAAAAACTGTTTAAACGATACGGCTGGATTTAGCTTGGGAAGATAGGCTTTCAACGATTGTTTCATCGCTGCAACAACCACCTTATTTAGACGATCTAATTTCACCTCTTTTCGCTCAGAATGCTCACAGATAACTGGCGTTATTTCTTGAATGCCAACCTCAGTCGCCTTCTCCAAAAACCATTCGATGCGATCTATATTCTTCGTTGGACCAACAGCAATATGCAAATGATATTTTGGTCGCTGAAACTCCTCCTCAACAGTTAAGATCGTGAGAACAGTACGTTTGGGATGAGGGTCAATAATTTGAGCTTCGTACAAACCACCGCGACCGTCTATGAGATGTAGGCGATCACCAGTATCCATACGAAGCACACGAATAGCATGTTTACTTTCTTCTTCACTAAGGATAAAATTTTCTAATGAAGGGTTTAAATCCGGTGTAAAAAATAACTGCATGTGCTTTCGTTATTGTTTTATTCTTCTGTATCATCATCGGCCGATTCGACCAATTCCAATTTGACAAACTCTATGTTCTGCTGAGCCTTACGGATAATAGTGAATACGTAACCATATTCTTCTTTACGCTCACCGACTTCAGGAATCTTATCAAAGATTTCGCTCACCAGACCCGACATCGTATCGTAATCCTGACTCTCGGGTAATTCTATCGGGAGAAATTCATTCACATCATGAATACTAGCGCCTGCATCGACCATATATTCCGTTTCCGAGATACGTTCGACAACTGGAGTTTCCTCATCGTATTCATCCTGGATCTCACCAACAAGTTCCTCAACAATATCTTCAAGAGTAACCATACCCGCAGTCCCACCAAATTCATCCAGTACAATCGCTAACTGTAGACGCTTTTGCTGGAATTCAGCCATTAGATCATTGATCTTCTTCGTTTCAGGAATGAAATAAGGCTTGCGCATAATATTTCTCATGACAACCTCTTTTCCCTTAGCTAACAGGGGTAAAATATCTTTCGTATGGACAATACCAACGATTTGATCAATATTATCCTCATAAATTGGCAGACGAGAGTACCCTTCTTCAGTCATGGTTTCTATCAGCTCAGAGGCGTCAGCCGTAACCTCCACAGCCACAATTTTGGTACGAGGTACCATAATATTCTTAACGATACGTTCGTTAAAATCAAATACATTTTTGATCAACTCGTGCTCAGAAATATCCAAAGCACCAGACTCTTTACCTTTATCCAAAAGATATTGCAACTCTTCAGAAGAGTGCGCAGATTCCCCTTTGGTAACTTCAAATCCCAAAATCTTCAACAGAAAATTAGCGAAACCATTTAAAATCCAAATAAATGGTCTAAAGATAAAGTAGAAAAATTGCAGTGGAACCGCAATTTTCATTGTTGTTGCAACAGGTTTTTGAATCGCAATTGATTTAGGAGCGAGCTCTCCAAATACAATGTGTAACACGGTAATAATCGTAAAAGCCAATACATGACCAGCATTCGTCGCGATTGTACCCGTTAATTCTACACCGAAAAACCCTAGTGCCCCCTGCACAATTTGGGTCATTACAGCCTCTCCTACCCAACCTAAGGCCAATGAAGAAAGTGTAATACCCAATTGTGTAGCGGCCAAATAACCATCCAAATGCTCCGTTATACTTTTGGCTATTGTAGCAACTTTGCTACCTGTTTTTGCCTGAACTTCAATTTGGGAGACTCGGACCTTGACAATAGCAAATTCTGCCGCGACAAAAAAGCCGTTGGCCAATACTAAAAACAATGTCCAAAATATATCGAGCGCCATGCTTGGGGTTATTTGTTAACAAATTCTTTTTTGTACAACTCAATAGCCTCGATCAAGATTCTTTGTGCTTCTTCACGTCCCTTTACACCTTCAACAATGACATGCTTCTTTTCAAGTGCTTTATAACTCTCAAAAAATTGTACAATCTCCTTCATGGTATGCGGAGGTAACTGATCAATATCTTTGATGTAATTAAAAACAGGATCGTTTTTAGCTACCGCAATAATTTTATCATCTTGTTCTCCACCATCAACCATATTCATCACACCAATAACCTGTGCTTCAACCAACGTTAATGGTAAAATATCCACTGAACAAATGACCAAAATATCCAAAGGATCTTTGTCGTCACAATAAGTCTGTGGGATAAAACCATAATTGGCAGGATATACGACAGATGAACTCATCACTCTGTCCAAAAGCAACAAACCAGTTTCTTTGTCTAATTCATACTTTCCTTTGGATCCGTTTGTAATCTCAATGATAGCATTTACGGCATTTGGAACATTCTCACCTGGAGAAACCATGTGCCAAGGGTTTTGTTTACTCATTTTTTAATTTACTGTATATTTTGTTTGTTTCTTTTATCCTTAATACGTTTTTTCAACAACGTTATTGCAATTGGTAAAAATGCGATCACAATCATACCAACGACAACATATTCTACGTAATGTATAATCCAAGGGAACTCAATACCAAGGAAATATCCAGACAGGGTCAACACTAGTACCCAAATGGCAGCCCCTGCGACATTATACAGAACGAACTTCTTAAAATCTAATTTTACTACGCCTGCAAAGATAGGTGCAAAAGTACGAACAATTGGAACAAATCTTCCTATAATTAAAGCTGTTCCACCATATTTATGGTAAAATTCCTCGGCCATGACCACATATTTCCGCTTAAAGATAAAACTATCTTTTCGCTTAAATAGCATCGGTCCTGCTCGATACCCAAACCAATACCCTGTAAAATTCCCTAATACTCCCGCTATAAACAAGCCCAAACAGAGCGTGTATATATTAACGTCAATTTTATTTAATGCGCAAAATAATCCTGCAAGAAATAATAAATAATCACCAGGTAGAAAAAATCCAAAAAATAGGCCCGTCTCAGCAAATACAATTAAGATAACCAGATAAAACCCGCCTGAACTTAATAGCTCTTCCGGGTTTAATAATTGTTGAAATGACAACAAAAGTTCATGCATAACCTTTAGTAAAAATCAATGTTGCGTTCCTTTTTTAGAACAACTCCCACGCTTATCTCTGTACGAATTTGAAACAACAAAGTACAAATATAGCATTCTTCTAAAAAACGATCGTAAATCAAGTGTAATATAATCTTTCTAATTATTGATTTTGAGCAGTTATACTGACGATAGATTCGCGAATGGTTGTCGAAATCTGATGAAGTTCGTCCTCTGCCAAGCTCAATTTAGGTCCAGCAAAGTTTAAATCACTAATTTTATTAATCGGCACCAAATGTATATGTGCGTGCGCCACCTCCAAACCAACTACCGCTACACCGACTTTTACACAGGGAATTACCTTTTTAATGCCTTGAGCAACAATCTTAGCAAACACCCAAAGTGCCATATATTCATCATCTTCTATATCAAAAATGTAATCGGTCTCTTTCTTAGGAATCACAAGAACGTGCCCCTTAGCCAATGGACTGATATCCAAAAAAGCTAGAAAATCATTACTTTCTGCAACTTTGTAAGCTGGGATCTCGCCAGCAACGATTTTTGAAAAAATTGTCGACATATTATTCTAATCTTGGAATAAATCTTTTAAACAATAATCAGCAAACAACAGACTTTAAATTGCAAAGCCTCTGGTATGTCAGCAATTAAAGATTTAATTACCGATTTTTTCATACCCTGTTTTTGTACTGTCCAACAAATATAAACAAAAAAGGTCGCGATTGCTATATCACGACCTTCTTAATATAAAGTTAATTTGTGGATGTGCGGTTATGGCATACCGCACATAACCGACATATATTATCTTGAAATCTCTACGATCTCGAATTCAATTTTACCGGCAGGCACTTCAATAACAGCTGTATCACCTTTCGATTTTCCCAACAAACCCTGGGCAATAGGAGATTTAACTGAAATCTTGCCCGACTTCAAATCTGCTTCTGACTCCGCCACCAATTGATACGTCATTTCAGCACCATTCTTTTTGTTCTTGATCTTAACAATCGATAAGGCCAAAACTTTAGATGTATCCAATTTAGACTCATCAATTAAACGTGCTGTCGCCAATGTATTCTCCAAATTGGCAATTTTAGCTTCGTGAAGCCCCTGAGCTTCTTTAGCAGCATCATACTCTGCATTTTCTGACAAATCTCCTTTGTCTCTAGCCTCTGCAATAGCATTGGCAATTTTAGACCTTCCTTCCGTCTTCAGATAAGCCAATTCTTCTTTAAGCTTACGCAATCCTTCTTCCGTAAAATAAGTTACTTCTGCCATAATTTTATCTTTTTTCTTATTTTCTACTTTTTAAAAAAGAAACAAGACCATATTTCCCTCGTCAGGAAACATGGTCTTGCTTTGAATCTATACGAAGATAATAATTGTTTTCAACAAAACAAATTCTTACCCGTTAAATAAAATTAAATCTCTTCCTCATCAACAAATTTATATCCCAGCCCCCGAACTGTTTGTAAATAATGTGGCTTATCTGGATTTGTTTCGATCTTTTTCCTCAAACGAACCACATGCATATCCAACGTACGTGTGTTGACATTTGAGCTATAACCCCAAACAACCTCCATTAACTCCTCGCGTGTAATCTCCCGGCCTAGGTTTTGTAAAAAATGAAGCAAAATTCGGTTTTCCAAAATGGTCAACTCAACTTTCCTTCCATCACGTATTAAGGAATGAATATTCGGATGATGTTCCGTTTGGCCAAATTTATATACTTCGGGACTGTTCTTCGGTAAGAAAAATTTCACCTTATTATCGATCATAGCAATAAGCACATCCATGTTAAATGGCTTACTAATGTAATCAGTCACACCAAAGCTATAGGCTTCAATTTTGTCCACATCTTGAGATTTCGCTGTCATCATGATAATGATGTTCTCAAACCCGGCTTTACGGACATCTTCACAGATTTCGTTGCCTTCTTTTCCTGGAAGCATCCAATCCAACAAAACCACATCGGGTCTCTTTTCCAAGATCAAACTTTCCGCTTCATTCCCATTTCCACTTTGAATGACCTGATAGCCTTCGGATTCCAATCGATGTTTTACCAAGAACCGTAAGTTCTCATCATCTTCAATAACAGCAACAGTGATGTCTTTATTCATATTTAAATTTATTTTTTAAACCGGAAATACCAAGGTGAAGGTGGTCCCCTGTCCCAATTGACTTTTTACTGTAATATCACCGCCTATAAATTCGGTAATCTCTTTACAGAAAGCCAAGCCCAAACCGATACTTCCTTGCTGATTATATTGACTTTTTATTCTATAAAACTTTTTGAAGATGTTGTTAAACTCTGCCTTCTCAATACCTATTCCTTCATCCTTAAAAGTGATAACAAAATTCTTCTTGTTTTGTTGTATCGCAATATCTAAGATTTTATGCCCCGCTTTCGAATATTTATAGGCATTATCGATCATATTTTGAAACACACTACTTAACAGTACCGGATCCGCAAGCATTGATGTCCTTACATCAATTTTTGTGCTAATCTTGAAATCCGCATACTTTATTCTTGACGAAGCGACTAGATTTTCGGTAAATTCCTCCAAATCAACTTCTTCTTTATTTAATTTTATGGTTTTATTTTCGATCTGACTAAAAGACAACAGCTTATTCATCAAGTTATTTAATCGGTCCGCCTCCTGATCTAATATATTTCCATACATTTTCCGTTCTTCATCAGAGAGTACCTGTGCACTCTTAATATTATTGCCAGCAATTTTAATAACACTCACAGGCGTCTTAAACTCGTGGGTAAGATTATTGATGAAATCGTACTGCAATTTAAAAAGTCTTCCGTTAATTTCTAAATTTCTATAAATTAAATATAATATTGCAATCAAAATAATATAAATCAGGGATACTCCTCCCAATACCGGCCAAAAACTGCGATTTATCTCTTTTGACAGAAAACTTTTACTCGACCTAAAAAGAAGTTTGTAGTCTGCTAAGGCTCCAGGTAACGGCATCTCCGTTGAAATCTCGTCATTTTCCGGCGTGATCGGAGCACCAACCAGTGGGACTATTTCTACTTTCTCATAAAGATTTGAATAACTATTTTTTACTTCCAGATACATTGGATCAATCTGAAAATTGAACATATCCTGTTCATATCCGACAGTATGATCCAAATTACCTTCCATAATGGACTTATAAACTATTAAGTCATTGACCCTTGGAATATTCAGATAGGTAATCTGCCCCGGTCTTATGGTATAAAAAACCTTCAGAATATCCTTATCAGAAAGCTTGGCATTCGGTTGCAATTTATCGATATAAGTTGCCAGCTTCACACCAATATTATTAATCTCTTCGGAATGCAAGCCCATCTGTCCACGATCCCGAATCGTATTTTTATTCAGGCCAGACCTGGAAACGGTAAAAAAAGTGATGGTTTTCGGTTGAATTCTAAGGTTATTAACAATAAAACCATAATTCAAGTTATGATCATTATTAAATTGTAAATCAAAAAAACCAATTTCTCTAACGAACGGGTAGGAACTTAATATACTATATGCATATTTCCCAGCCTGAACTGAATCCAAAAAACCTTGATAAAAAGATACTTCAGGAATTCTATTCTGAAAAAAATCATTGAAAGGAACTAAGGTTTGATCAAATATCTCCGATTTCCGATTGGTAAATTCGTTCTTAATATGCGATTCTGTATAATTACGCGAAAGAAAAAGGGCAAATATATACAGACCACTAATCACGATGAAAAACATCAACAATAATCCGTAGTTTTTTCGATAGCTATATTTCTCTGCTTTCATAATCTCCCGTCCTTAGTCTATAAGATATTTAGCCAAAAATCGCTCCAACTCATTATAGTAACCAAAGACATTCTCGTCCCGTTTAAAAGTTCTATCCTCGTCCTCTTTTAGGATGTATTGTACGGGAATATTATTATTCTTTAATTTCTGTACAAATTGATTTGCATCTGTTACCGAACTAAACCGATCCTTTCCTCCCTGTACCAATAGCACCGGTATCTTTACTTTATCCGAATGAAATACAGGGGAAATATTTTTAAATAGCTCAGCCTCCCGAATCGGATTCCCAACTACTTGATACATTTTTTGCACATACGATTTAAAATATGGCGGTATATCTCTAAAGTAAGTGAACAGATTGGTATAACCGGAATAAGACACGGCACATTTATAAAGATCAGAATTAAAACAAGCAGCGTGTAGCGCCGAATAGCCTCCGAAACCTTTCCCTACAATAGCGACACGTTCCCGATCAGCAACTCCTTCTTTAATCAACCATTTCACCCCATCAGTAATATCATCCTGAATCTTCCCACCCCACTCCTTAAATCCCGCAGTCCAAAACTTCTTACCGAAACCGGTCGATCCTCTATAGTTCATCTGAAAAACCAAATAGCCCCTGTTCGCCAGAAACTGTGCTTCGTTATCGAATCCCCAAACCTCCCGTCCGTTAGGTCCATCGTGAGGCAATACAACCATAGGCAGATTTTTGCGATTGGAATGAATGGGATAAGTTAAATAACCCGAAATCTGAATACCATCTCTCGCGGTATAAGTGATATACTCATTTGGAGAAAGTTCTTTATCTTTTAGATCGGAATTATTATCTGTTAACTTCGTTAATTTTTGAGTCGAAAAATCATAAAAATAAATCCCGCCCGGATTTACGTCCGTATAGGTTTTGATAATGACCTTGTTCCCCGAAACATCAGTATTCAATACCTGAAACTCAAAGCCATCAATCTGCTTCGACAATTGGTCATATTTCTTTTTGGTAGTCTCATCAAAAAAATGTCTGTTCTGTCTTGATGTGCTATAATTGACAAATAACAGCTTATTCTGTTCAGTGAAATACCCCCCAGGGCTCACGTCAACATCTTTATGACTATATAGCTCGCCCAGCTCTCTTTGATTTACTAAATCATAACTTACCAAGGCCAGTTTATCCCGGTCTATATTGGATAAAGCATAAATGATGGCATTTGAACTATCCTTATAACCCAGTGGAGTAAAACTACTTTCAACATCACATCTTATAATCTCTTTAAATGGTTCTTTTTCTGAGCTT
Proteins encoded in this window:
- a CDS encoding S9 family peptidase, with protein sequence MKFWIGLFFSAMIMLGCQRHSVDLIPINQFFSTPEKSNFKISPNGRFIAYIGLDNHCKNIYLIDLINKDSSKQLTYQNDINVKSFAWNNDSKISFLTEQSSQDSLRLYAVDINTEKIWPLIKPVRGRFRWIHAMATGGDSFIAGINDRDSSFFDIYRIYLDGRPRELVLQNPGNMSSWVVSNDGQVRLAVANDSVQQSVLYRSSEKEPFKEIIRCDVESSFTPLGYKDSSNAIIYALSNIDRDKLALVSYDLVNQRELGELYSHKDVDVSPGGYFTEQNKLLFVNYSTSRQNRHFFDETTKKKYDQLSKQIDGFEFQVLNTDVSGNKVIIKTYTDVNPGGIYFYDFSTQKLTKLTDNNSDLKDKELSPNEYITYTARDGIQISGYLTYPIHSNRKNLPMVVLPHDGPNGREVWGFDNEAQFLANRGYLVFQMNYRGSTGFGKKFWTAGFKEWGGKIQDDITDGVKWLIKEGVADRERVAIVGKGFGGYSALHAACFNSDLYKCAVSYSGYTNLFTYFRDIPPYFKSYVQKMYQVVGNPIREAELFKNISPVFHSDKVKIPVLLVQGGKDRFSSVTDANQFVQKLKNNNIPVQYILKEDEDRTFKRDENVFGYYNELERFLAKYLID
- a CDS encoding sensor histidine kinase, encoding MKAEKYSYRKNYGLLLMFFIVISGLYIFALFLSRNYTESHIKNEFTNRKSEIFDQTLVPFNDFFQNRIPEVSFYQGFLDSVQAGKYAYSILSSYPFVREIGFFDLQFNNDHNLNYGFIVNNLRIQPKTITFFTVSRSGLNKNTIRDRGQMGLHSEEINNIGVKLATYIDKLQPNAKLSDKDILKVFYTIRPGQITYLNIPRVNDLIVYKSIMEGNLDHTVGYEQDMFNFQIDPMYLEVKNSYSNLYEKVEIVPLVGAPITPENDEISTEMPLPGALADYKLLFRSSKSFLSKEINRSFWPVLGGVSLIYIILIAILYLIYRNLEINGRLFKLQYDFINNLTHEFKTPVSVIKIAGNNIKSAQVLSDEERKMYGNILDQEADRLNNLMNKLLSFSQIENKTIKLNKEEVDLEEFTENLVASSRIKYADFKISTKIDVRTSMLADPVLLSSVFQNMIDNAYKYSKAGHKILDIAIQQNKKNFVITFKDEGIGIEKAEFNNIFKKFYRIKSQYNQQGSIGLGLAFCKEITEFIGGDITVKSQLGQGTTFTLVFPV